One window of uncultured Trichococcus sp. genomic DNA carries:
- a CDS encoding helix-turn-helix domain-containing protein has translation MDLIALLSQESVIEKEQKKRHKFVPDLPELEGEATRAPKIKEHLFFENKDIYISKHNRYAAYPEHSHQFLELNYIVKGECRQIINGVPYLLKEGDILLMDTGSEHSIEALGKDDLLLNILFNNKSISINWLMNMNHNDSILYKILLTNNPLDTNAANFILFRNEQNEHIKQIINNMADEYFFPKVFSGKIISSYLLILLYELARSLPHEYSETFSKKDPFYEVLQLIDAEFTTLTLDAASKRLNFNKNYLSNMIKKRSGQTFTELLNEKRLLKANLLIESTEIPIQTILTEVGFSNKTYFYTCYKNRFHCLPSEVRKK, from the coding sequence ATGGATCTGATTGCGCTGCTATCGCAGGAATCTGTCATCGAAAAGGAACAGAAAAAGCGGCATAAATTTGTGCCCGATCTGCCGGAGCTGGAGGGGGAGGCGACACGGGCGCCCAAAATCAAGGAGCATCTGTTTTTCGAGAACAAGGATATCTACATCAGCAAACACAACCGCTATGCCGCCTACCCGGAGCACTCGCACCAATTCCTCGAGCTTAACTACATCGTGAAGGGCGAATGCCGCCAGATCATCAACGGCGTCCCTTACCTGTTGAAGGAAGGCGATATCCTGCTGATGGACACCGGCAGCGAGCATTCCATCGAAGCGCTCGGCAAGGATGATCTGCTTTTGAACATCCTTTTCAACAACAAGAGCATCTCGATCAACTGGCTGATGAACATGAACCACAACGACAGCATCCTCTACAAAATTTTGCTGACGAATAATCCGCTGGACACGAACGCCGCGAACTTCATATTGTTCCGCAATGAACAGAATGAGCATATCAAGCAGATCATCAACAATATGGCCGATGAATATTTCTTCCCGAAAGTCTTTTCCGGAAAGATCATCAGCAGTTATCTGCTGATCCTGCTTTATGAGTTGGCGCGTTCCCTGCCGCACGAGTACAGCGAAACGTTCAGCAAAAAGGACCCCTTTTACGAGGTCCTCCAGCTGATTGATGCCGAATTCACGACCCTCACTTTAGATGCGGCGTCCAAACGGCTGAACTTCAACAAAAACTACTTGAGCAACATGATCAAAAAGCGCAGCGGCCAGACATTTACGGAGCTGCTGAACGAAAAGCGGCTGCTGAAAGCCAACCTGCTCATCGAATCAACTGAAATCCCGATCCAGACGATCCTGACCGAAGTAGGTTTTTCGAACAAGACCTATTTCTATACGTGCTATAAGAACAGATTCCACTGTCTACCATCAGAAGTGCGAAAAAAATAA
- the galE gene encoding UDP-glucose 4-epimerase GalE → MSVLVTGGAGYIGSHTVVELLKTGQEVVIVDNYSNSKPEVLNRIKTITGKAPIFYEVDVLDREALDAVFSKEDIDSVIHFAGYKAVGESVAKPIEYYHNNITSSLVLCDVMRSHGVKKIVFSSSATVYGMNNVSPLTEDLPTSATNPYGYTKVMIEQILKDVAFADSEWSIALLRYFNPIGAHESGLIGEDPTGIPNNLMPYITQVAVGKLPRLSVFGDDYDTPDGTGVRDYIHVVDLALGHIKALDKIKETTGVGIYNLGTGVGYSVLDLVHNFEEANGVEIPYVIIDRRPGDVATCYADATKAMEELGWTAQKTLADMCRDSWNWQKNNPNGYE, encoded by the coding sequence ATGTCAGTATTAGTGACTGGAGGCGCCGGCTACATCGGCAGCCATACCGTAGTGGAATTATTGAAAACAGGCCAGGAAGTGGTCATCGTCGACAATTACTCCAACAGCAAACCGGAAGTATTGAACCGGATCAAAACGATCACCGGCAAAGCACCGATTTTCTATGAAGTGGACGTGCTGGACCGCGAAGCCTTGGATGCAGTCTTTTCAAAAGAGGATATCGACTCGGTCATCCATTTCGCCGGTTACAAAGCAGTCGGAGAATCCGTAGCGAAACCGATCGAATACTACCACAACAACATCACGAGCTCTTTGGTGCTGTGCGATGTGATGCGCAGCCACGGTGTCAAGAAGATTGTCTTCAGCTCTTCGGCGACGGTCTACGGCATGAACAATGTGTCTCCGTTGACGGAGGACCTCCCGACAAGCGCAACGAACCCTTACGGATACACGAAAGTCATGATCGAACAGATCCTGAAGGATGTGGCGTTCGCCGATTCCGAGTGGAGCATCGCCTTGCTGCGCTACTTCAATCCGATCGGCGCGCATGAGTCCGGTCTGATCGGTGAAGACCCGACCGGCATCCCGAACAACCTGATGCCGTACATCACGCAAGTGGCGGTCGGCAAATTACCGCGCTTGAGCGTATTCGGTGACGATTACGACACCCCGGACGGCACAGGCGTGCGCGACTACATCCATGTCGTCGACCTGGCGCTTGGCCACATCAAGGCCTTGGACAAGATCAAGGAAACGACTGGAGTCGGCATCTACAATCTCGGTACCGGCGTTGGCTACAGCGTCTTGGACTTGGTGCACAATTTCGAGGAAGCGAATGGCGTCGAAATCCCTTACGTGATCATCGACAGACGCCCCGGCGATGTAGCTACCTGCTACGCGGATGCGACGAAAGCCATGGAAGAATTGGGCTGGACAGCCCAGAAGACATTGGCCGATATGTGCCGCGATTCCTGGAATTGGCAAAAGAACAATCCGAACGGCTATGAATGA
- a CDS encoding L-rhamnose isomerase, translated as MTNPIEEAYALAKQKYAAIGVDTDAVLEKLSQIKVSLQCWQGDDVLGFMFPDQALTGGISVSGNYPGKAMTPAQLRADLDKALSLIPGNHKVNLHAIYVDTDEKIDLDQIEPKHYEKWVQWAKEKGLGLDFNPTCFSHPKSTDGTLSSNDPETQAFWIEHVKRSRKVAAYFGEELNQTCVNNIWIPDGYKDNPIDKMSPRVRLRDALDQCLEEKFDDAHMLDAVEGKLFGIGAESFTTGSNDFYLSYALTRDILWTIDAGHFHPTEDVSDKFTAFLPFGKGLMLHVSRPIRWDSDHVVILDEATTRIGETLVRNDLLDKTFIGMDFFDATINRVAAMVIGARSTLKSLLLGMLSPIETLKDAESTGDFTTRLAVTEEMKSYPFGAVWEFYCQQQNVPAGTEWLTEVKDYEQKILTERK; from the coding sequence ATGACAAACCCTATTGAAGAAGCATACGCTTTAGCGAAACAAAAATACGCCGCTATCGGTGTGGATACAGATGCAGTACTTGAAAAATTAAGCCAAATCAAGGTTTCCTTGCAATGTTGGCAAGGGGACGACGTATTGGGATTCATGTTCCCTGATCAAGCCTTGACCGGCGGGATTTCCGTCAGCGGCAACTACCCGGGCAAAGCTATGACACCAGCGCAATTGCGTGCCGACTTGGATAAAGCCTTGAGCCTGATCCCCGGCAACCATAAAGTGAATCTGCATGCCATCTATGTGGATACAGACGAAAAAATCGACTTGGATCAGATCGAACCGAAGCACTACGAAAAATGGGTGCAATGGGCAAAAGAAAAAGGTCTTGGACTGGATTTCAACCCTACCTGCTTCTCCCATCCGAAATCAACTGACGGTACATTGTCCAGCAATGACCCTGAAACACAAGCATTCTGGATCGAACACGTAAAACGCAGCCGCAAAGTGGCCGCTTACTTCGGCGAAGAACTGAACCAAACTTGCGTGAACAACATCTGGATCCCGGATGGCTACAAAGACAACCCGATCGACAAAATGTCGCCGCGTGTACGTCTGCGTGATGCTTTGGATCAATGTTTGGAAGAAAAATTCGATGATGCGCACATGCTGGATGCAGTCGAAGGCAAACTTTTCGGTATCGGTGCAGAAAGCTTCACGACCGGTTCCAACGATTTCTACCTGTCCTACGCTTTGACAAGGGATATCCTGTGGACAATCGATGCGGGACATTTCCATCCGACCGAGGATGTTTCCGATAAATTCACGGCCTTCCTGCCTTTCGGTAAAGGCTTGATGCTGCACGTGAGCCGTCCGATCCGTTGGGATTCCGATCACGTGGTCATCTTGGATGAAGCGACTACCCGTATCGGCGAAACATTGGTGCGCAACGACTTGTTGGACAAAACTTTCATCGGCATGGACTTCTTCGATGCAACAATCAACCGTGTCGCAGCCATGGTCATCGGCGCGCGCAGCACCTTGAAATCCTTGTTGTTGGGTATGTTGAGCCCAATCGAAACATTGAAGGATGCCGAAAGCACAGGCGACTTCACAACCCGTTTGGCTGTCACGGAAGAAATGAAATCATATCCATTCGGCGCTGTCTGGGAATTCTATTGTCAACAACAAAATGTACCAGCTGGTACGGAATGGCTGACTGAAGTTAAAGACTACGAACAAAAAATTCTTACGGAACGCAAATAA
- the rhaB gene encoding rhamnulokinase, translating into MKYYAMIDIGASSGRIMLAEIDNKQLALQEVHRFKNGFSRIDGSDRWDIETIFQEILTGLSKLKALGVTECHLGIDTWAVDYCLIGMDGQLLQLPISYRDERTKDTMEKVAQEIDKETIYAKTGIQFLNFNTLYQLYEEDKALLAKTDKILMIPDYLAYRLTGAMVGEVTNVSSSQLLNLETGEFDADLLELVGIPREKFPELVVPGTKIGDVKADLTESYDLPKIEVIAAATHDTASAIVGVPALGGKWAYLSSGTWSLIGVENDAPINDRPAYEANFTNEWGAYGTYRFLKNITGMWFVQEIARNLDYRHSYGEMAQMAYAVEPFLQYVDLNDPRFLNPANMIAEIQAYCRERGEIVPETTGELVMCVYSNLALAYAHELKKVEQLKQETIEVLHIVGGGANVKLLNQLTADVTGKLVVAGPTEGTAIGNLLVQMIATGEFADLAEARKWLRSQIHVEEYPQNPIADREHLKKYEEKIGV; encoded by the coding sequence ATGAAGTACTACGCGATGATAGATATCGGAGCCTCCAGCGGGCGGATCATGCTGGCGGAAATAGATAATAAGCAATTGGCATTGCAGGAAGTGCACCGTTTCAAAAATGGCTTCAGCCGCATCGACGGATCCGACAGATGGGATATCGAAACCATTTTCCAGGAAATCCTGACGGGGCTATCGAAACTGAAGGCACTTGGCGTGACGGAATGCCATCTCGGGATCGATACATGGGCGGTCGACTACTGCCTGATCGGAATGGACGGCCAATTGCTGCAGCTGCCGATCAGTTACCGGGACGAACGCACGAAAGATACGATGGAAAAAGTGGCGCAAGAGATCGACAAAGAGACGATCTACGCCAAAACGGGCATCCAATTCCTGAACTTCAATACTTTGTATCAACTGTATGAAGAGGACAAGGCCTTGTTGGCAAAGACCGACAAAATTTTGATGATACCGGATTATCTGGCATACCGCTTGACCGGGGCGATGGTCGGCGAAGTGACGAATGTGTCCTCTTCGCAGTTGCTGAATCTCGAAACCGGCGAGTTCGATGCCGACCTGCTTGAACTTGTCGGCATCCCGAGAGAGAAGTTCCCGGAACTGGTTGTGCCAGGAACGAAAATCGGCGATGTGAAGGCTGATCTGACGGAAAGCTATGATTTGCCCAAAATCGAAGTGATCGCTGCAGCGACGCACGATACGGCATCCGCCATCGTCGGCGTGCCGGCGCTGGGCGGGAAATGGGCCTACCTCAGCAGCGGTACCTGGTCGTTGATCGGTGTCGAAAACGACGCACCAATCAACGACCGTCCCGCCTACGAGGCGAACTTCACGAATGAGTGGGGCGCTTACGGTACCTACCGTTTCCTGAAGAACATCACCGGCATGTGGTTCGTGCAGGAAATCGCGCGCAACCTGGATTACCGCCACTCCTACGGTGAAATGGCACAGATGGCCTATGCCGTCGAACCATTCCTGCAGTATGTCGATCTGAACGATCCGCGCTTCCTCAATCCGGCAAACATGATTGCGGAAATCCAAGCCTATTGCCGCGAACGGGGCGAAATCGTTCCGGAAACGACGGGCGAATTGGTGATGTGCGTGTACAGCAATCTGGCCTTGGCCTACGCGCATGAATTGAAGAAAGTCGAACAGCTTAAGCAAGAAACAATCGAGGTGCTGCACATCGTCGGCGGCGGAGCGAACGTCAAACTCCTGAATCAGCTGACTGCCGATGTCACCGGGAAGCTGGTCGTTGCCGGACCTACAGAAGGCACTGCAATCGGAAATTTGCTCGTGCAGATGATCGCAACCGGCGAATTTGCCGACCTGGCAGAAGCCAGAAAATGGCTGAGAAGTCAGATCCACGTTGAAGAATACCCACAAAACCCGATTGCAGACCGGGAGCACTTAAAAAAATACGAAGAAAAGATTGGAGTATAG
- the galT gene encoding UDP-glucose--hexose-1-phosphate uridylyltransferase, with protein MTINETAYAIDQVIVDFVETGIAKGETDAMDRIALRNLLLAMIGKEDLDTQLVPSQNLPDRLELLDFLVDWAVANGKIEDYQYAREMLEAQIMSLITPMPSVINKHFWEVYAENPEAATDYFYQLSQNNDYIKTRSIAKNIAFQHRTDYGELEITINLSKPEKDPKQIALAKHAPASAYPSCQLCMENEGYAGRIDHPARANHRIIRMPLNGEKWGLQYSPYAYYEEHCIFLAEEHKPMKLDKHTFEKLLGIITQFPHYFVGSNADLPIVGGSILSHDHYQGGRHTFAMAEAPVELPFELPRFASVQAGIVKWPMSVIRIAGKDAQELAEAASFILDTWRGYSDEAADILDVTDGIPHNTITPIARMKDGLFELDLVLRNNRTSPEFPDGIFHPHPDVQNIKKENIGLIEVMGLAILPPRLKDELIEIENYLNGETAEIAPYHQEWVAGLVDKKERTGVDAAEVVQEAVSEAFLRVLEDAGVFKRTSEGQQAFCRFVEQLR; from the coding sequence GAAGACTTGGATACGCAATTGGTGCCTTCGCAAAATTTGCCGGATCGCTTGGAGCTGCTGGATTTCCTGGTGGATTGGGCGGTCGCAAACGGGAAAATCGAGGACTACCAATATGCAAGGGAAATGCTGGAGGCGCAGATCATGTCTTTGATCACGCCGATGCCTTCCGTCATCAACAAGCATTTCTGGGAAGTCTATGCAGAAAACCCGGAAGCCGCAACTGACTATTTCTACCAGCTCAGCCAAAACAATGATTACATCAAGACCCGCAGCATCGCCAAAAATATCGCGTTTCAGCATCGGACCGATTACGGGGAACTGGAGATCACAATCAACTTGTCCAAACCGGAGAAGGATCCGAAACAGATCGCTTTGGCTAAGCATGCGCCGGCTTCCGCTTATCCATCTTGCCAACTCTGCATGGAAAACGAAGGCTACGCCGGTCGCATCGACCATCCGGCACGCGCCAACCACCGCATCATCCGCATGCCGTTGAACGGCGAGAAGTGGGGGCTGCAGTACTCGCCTTATGCGTATTATGAGGAGCATTGCATCTTCTTGGCTGAGGAGCACAAGCCGATGAAATTGGATAAGCATACTTTCGAGAAGTTGCTTGGGATCATCACGCAATTCCCTCACTATTTCGTCGGATCGAACGCCGATTTGCCGATCGTAGGCGGCTCAATCCTGTCGCATGACCATTATCAAGGCGGTCGGCATACATTCGCGATGGCGGAAGCACCGGTCGAACTGCCGTTTGAACTGCCCCGATTCGCTTCGGTTCAGGCAGGCATCGTCAAGTGGCCGATGTCCGTCATCCGGATTGCCGGTAAGGATGCACAGGAGCTAGCAGAGGCCGCAAGTTTTATATTGGATACATGGCGAGGCTATTCGGATGAAGCGGCCGACATCCTGGATGTCACCGATGGCATTCCGCATAATACGATCACGCCGATCGCACGCATGAAGGACGGATTGTTCGAACTGGATCTGGTGCTGCGCAACAACCGGACTTCGCCGGAATTCCCGGACGGTATTTTTCATCCGCATCCGGACGTGCAGAACATCAAAAAAGAAAACATCGGCCTGATCGAAGTGATGGGGCTGGCGATTTTGCCGCCGCGTTTGAAGGATGAGTTGATTGAAATCGAAAATTATCTTAATGGAGAAACAGCTGAGATTGCTCCTTACCATCAGGAGTGGGTTGCAGGCTTGGTGGACAAAAAGGAGCGGACTGGCGTTGATGCGGCGGAAGTGGTGCAGGAAGCGGTAAGCGAAGCCTTTTTGCGGGTGCTGGAGGATGCCGGTGTGTTCAAACGCACCTCTGAAGGCCAGCAAGCGTTCTGCCGTTTTGTCGAACAGTTGCGTTGA
- the rhaD gene encoding rhamnulose-1-phosphate aldolase — translation MKMKNILEAPFIKEVMLLTDVMYKFGWHERNSGNLSYLLKEEELTEYLDLNEVKRNIPIAFDGKALAGKYFLVTGTGKFFKNVIHDPADVLGILKVTEEGNSVDLLWGYENGAAPTSELPAHLMSHIARLSVDPENRVVYHCHATNLLAMSFSCELDERSFTRILWKMCTESLVVFPEGVGILPWLMPGTNEIGEATAEKMKEYRLIVWPHHGLYAAGKDLEECFGLVETAEKSATVYTLVQSQGGIRQEITDEQLSNLGKRFSVTPRAGYLNI, via the coding sequence ATAAAAATGAAAAACATTTTAGAAGCACCATTCATCAAAGAAGTTATGCTGTTGACCGACGTCATGTACAAATTCGGCTGGCACGAAAGAAACAGCGGCAACTTGTCCTACTTGCTGAAAGAAGAGGAATTGACGGAATATCTGGATCTGAACGAAGTGAAACGCAACATTCCGATTGCTTTCGACGGCAAAGCATTGGCCGGTAAATATTTCCTGGTTACAGGAACAGGGAAATTCTTCAAAAACGTCATCCATGACCCGGCTGATGTCTTGGGCATCCTGAAGGTGACTGAGGAAGGCAACAGCGTGGATCTGTTATGGGGCTACGAAAATGGAGCGGCTCCTACAAGCGAATTGCCTGCTCATTTGATGTCACACATTGCGCGCCTGTCGGTGGATCCGGAAAACCGTGTCGTTTACCACTGCCATGCAACCAACCTGTTGGCGATGTCCTTCTCTTGCGAGTTGGATGAAAGAAGCTTCACGCGCATCCTTTGGAAAATGTGTACCGAGTCATTGGTCGTGTTCCCTGAGGGCGTAGGCATCCTGCCTTGGTTGATGCCTGGAACGAACGAAATCGGCGAAGCAACTGCTGAAAAAATGAAAGAATACCGTCTGATCGTATGGCCGCACCACGGTTTGTACGCAGCCGGAAAAGATTTGGAAGAGTGCTTCGGTTTGGTCGAAACGGCTGAAAAATCAGCGACTGTCTATACACTTGTACAATCGCAAGGCGGCATCAGACAGGAAATCACTGATGAACAATTAAGCAATCTGGGCAAACGTTTCTCTGTAACTCCAAGAGCGGGCTACTTGAATATCTAA
- the metE gene encoding 5-methyltetrahydropteroyltriglutamate--homocysteine S-methyltransferase, which yields MNSSVIGFPRVGKLRELKFASEKYFKQEISTEELEQVAKGLRLMHWNLQQAAGISHIPSNDFSYYDNVLDLTVLLNALPENYRQLGLSERDTYFAAARGYQGVAGDVKALAMKKWFNTNYHYLVPELFDDTEIKLVGDKPFAEYEEAKEIGVLTKPVLIGGFTFLKLAKYKGSKTINDFADQVANAYIAILDRFNEQGVEWVQFDEPSLVTDLSDEDVALFTAIYEKVLEHKGNVKVLLQTYFGDIRDSYAEVIGLGFDGIGLDFIEGKQTVELLERHGFPAEKTLFAGVLNGKNIWKSDYKKVIELVNGLKKYSTDIVISTSCSLLHVPYTLENETSLPADVSRYFAFAKEKLQEIKELTELIGTSDYAEQEAYLANQQVFAADRVYEDKHVQASVASLTERDFVRNVPRKKRRAIQKEKLQLGLLPTTTIGSFPQTREVKQNRSKYRKGDISRAEYDENIKGFIKECIDLQEELGLDVLVHGESERNDMVEFFGENLAGYVFTEKAWVQSYGTRCVKPPIIFGDIRRENPITVFYSEYAQSLSDKPVKGMLTGPVTILNWSFPREDISLREMAFQIGLAIREEVLDLEEAGIKIIQIDEAALKEKLPIRREEWASEYLDWAIPAFRLCHSGVRPETQVHTHMCYSEFEEIVQDIDNMDADVISFEASRSKLTIIDALKANQFETEVGPGVYDIHSPRVPSVEEMVAVLKNALTKIDEENLWINPDCGLKTRGIKETKESLANLVAAAKIIKDAVSV from the coding sequence ATGAACAGTTCAGTAATCGGTTTTCCAAGGGTTGGCAAGTTGCGCGAATTGAAGTTCGCATCCGAAAAATATTTCAAGCAAGAAATTTCAACAGAAGAGTTGGAGCAAGTCGCAAAGGGTCTGAGACTGATGCACTGGAATCTGCAGCAAGCAGCCGGCATCAGCCACATCCCTTCGAATGATTTTTCTTACTACGACAACGTGCTGGATCTGACGGTCTTGTTGAACGCGTTGCCTGAAAACTACAGACAGCTCGGCTTGAGCGAGCGCGACACTTATTTTGCGGCTGCGCGCGGTTATCAGGGCGTAGCGGGAGACGTCAAAGCCTTGGCGATGAAGAAGTGGTTCAATACCAATTACCATTATTTGGTTCCTGAGCTGTTCGACGATACCGAAATCAAATTGGTGGGTGATAAGCCTTTTGCCGAGTACGAAGAAGCCAAAGAAATCGGCGTGCTGACGAAACCGGTCCTCATCGGCGGATTCACTTTCCTGAAACTGGCCAAATACAAGGGCTCCAAAACAATAAATGATTTTGCCGACCAAGTGGCGAATGCCTACATTGCAATCCTTGATCGGTTCAATGAGCAAGGCGTGGAGTGGGTGCAGTTCGATGAACCGAGCTTGGTCACCGATCTGTCCGATGAGGATGTCGCGCTGTTCACTGCCATATACGAAAAAGTTTTGGAGCATAAGGGTAACGTAAAAGTATTGCTGCAGACTTACTTCGGGGATATCCGCGATAGCTATGCAGAAGTGATCGGGCTCGGTTTCGATGGAATCGGCCTTGATTTCATCGAAGGTAAACAAACCGTGGAACTTTTGGAACGACATGGCTTTCCGGCTGAGAAAACGTTGTTTGCCGGCGTCCTGAACGGTAAAAACATCTGGAAGAGCGACTACAAAAAGGTCATCGAATTGGTCAATGGGTTGAAGAAATACAGCACCGACATCGTCATCAGCACTTCCTGTTCGTTGCTGCATGTGCCCTATACGTTGGAAAATGAGACGAGCTTGCCGGCGGATGTATCCCGCTATTTCGCATTTGCGAAGGAGAAACTGCAGGAAATCAAGGAACTGACGGAATTGATCGGCACTTCCGATTATGCAGAGCAGGAAGCCTATCTTGCGAATCAGCAAGTCTTTGCAGCGGACCGGGTTTATGAAGACAAGCACGTACAAGCATCCGTGGCGAGCTTGACGGAAAGAGATTTTGTCCGGAACGTTCCTAGGAAAAAACGGAGAGCGATCCAAAAGGAGAAACTGCAACTGGGGCTGTTGCCGACAACGACGATCGGTTCCTTCCCGCAGACGAGGGAAGTCAAGCAGAACCGCAGCAAGTATCGCAAAGGCGACATCAGCAGAGCCGAATACGATGAAAACATCAAAGGCTTCATCAAAGAATGCATCGATCTGCAGGAGGAACTGGGGCTGGATGTGCTGGTCCACGGCGAATCCGAGCGCAACGACATGGTTGAATTCTTCGGCGAAAACCTGGCGGGATACGTATTTACCGAAAAAGCCTGGGTGCAGTCCTACGGAACAAGATGCGTCAAGCCACCGATCATCTTCGGTGATATCCGACGCGAAAACCCGATTACCGTGTTCTATTCGGAATATGCGCAGAGTCTTTCCGACAAACCGGTCAAAGGGATGCTCACTGGTCCGGTAACGATCCTGAATTGGTCGTTTCCGCGTGAGGACATTTCGCTGAGGGAGATGGCTTTCCAGATCGGTCTGGCGATCCGCGAAGAGGTTCTCGATTTGGAGGAAGCGGGCATCAAAATCATCCAAATCGATGAAGCGGCTCTGAAGGAGAAGTTGCCGATCCGCAGAGAAGAATGGGCGAGCGAGTATCTTGATTGGGCGATTCCGGCATTCCGTCTTTGCCACAGCGGCGTACGGCCAGAGACGCAGGTGCATACGCATATGTGCTACAGCGAATTTGAGGAAATCGTACAGGATATCGATAACATGGATGCGGACGTCATTTCATTCGAAGCCTCCCGTTCCAAACTGACGATCATCGATGCCTTGAAGGCGAACCAATTCGAAACGGAAGTTGGACCGGGCGTATACGACATCCACTCGCCGCGCGTGCCGAGTGTCGAAGAGATGGTGGCGGTATTGAAGAACGCGCTGACGAAGATAGACGAGGAAAACCTATGGATCAATCCCGACTGCGGACTGAAAACCAGAGGCATCAAAGAAACGAAAGAAAGTCTGGCCAATCTTGTGGCGGCGGCGAAAATCATCAAAGACGCAGTTTCGGTCTGA
- a CDS encoding iron-containing alcohol dehydrogenase — MATFYVPAINLIGKGCIKEMGSNVKDLGYKKALFVTDNFLAKSEMIDVVLAELDNAAIDYVIYADVDPNPTCKNVNEGVAMAQAENCDFIISFGGGSPQDAASAISIILTNGGKPQDYEGLHKSAKAGLPVVAINTTAGTSAEITINYVITDEDRKVKMVMVDKNSLAKISVNDPELMLTMPKSLTAATGMDALTHAIESMVTPGAYAVTEVLAAGAIELIREYLPKAVENGTDLDARDKMVNAIFLGGMAFNNAGLGYVHSMAHQLGAVYHLPHGVCCAMLLPIVEAENAKFAPERFRKVAKALGLAVTADVSDQACADYTVEEIKRLSKVVGIPTSLNELGIKEEEFDYDYLSKNAMIDACAPGNPFTPTLEETIAMYKKLFQ; from the coding sequence ATGGCAACTTTTTATGTACCGGCAATAAACCTTATCGGAAAAGGCTGCATCAAGGAAATGGGCAGCAATGTGAAGGATCTTGGCTACAAGAAAGCTTTGTTCGTAACGGATAACTTTTTGGCCAAAAGCGAAATGATCGACGTTGTTTTGGCAGAGTTGGACAATGCGGCAATCGACTATGTGATCTATGCGGATGTCGATCCGAACCCGACCTGCAAAAACGTCAACGAAGGCGTGGCGATGGCGCAAGCAGAAAACTGCGACTTCATCATTTCCTTCGGCGGCGGCTCTCCGCAGGATGCAGCGAGCGCCATCAGCATCATCCTGACAAACGGCGGCAAACCGCAGGATTACGAAGGCTTGCACAAATCCGCTAAAGCCGGCTTGCCGGTTGTGGCGATCAACACGACTGCCGGAACATCTGCTGAAATCACGATCAACTACGTCATCACTGATGAAGACCGCAAAGTGAAGATGGTCATGGTCGATAAAAACAGCTTGGCGAAAATTTCCGTGAACGATCCCGAATTGATGCTGACGATGCCGAAATCACTGACAGCCGCAACTGGGATGGACGCGTTGACCCATGCGATCGAATCGATGGTAACACCGGGCGCATACGCTGTGACGGAAGTCTTGGCAGCCGGAGCGATCGAATTGATCCGCGAATACTTGCCGAAAGCTGTCGAAAACGGAACTGACTTGGATGCGCGCGATAAAATGGTCAATGCCATTTTCTTGGGCGGAATGGCCTTCAACAATGCCGGCCTTGGCTATGTGCATTCGATGGCTCACCAATTGGGTGCCGTCTACCACTTGCCGCACGGCGTCTGCTGCGCTATGTTGTTGCCGATCGTGGAAGCCGAAAATGCCAAATTTGCGCCTGAACGTTTCCGCAAAGTAGCGAAAGCATTAGGATTGGCAGTGACAGCTGACGTATCAGATCAAGCCTGCGCAGATTACACGGTCGAAGAAATCAAACGTTTGTCCAAAGTTGTTGGCATTCCAACCTCATTGAATGAGCTGGGCATCAAGGAAGAGGAATTCGATTACGACTACCTGTCCAAAAATGCCATGATCGATGCCTGCGCACCAGGAAACCCATTCACTCCGACATTGGAAGAAACGATTGCGATGTACAAAAAATTGTTCCAATAA